TCTTTTAATTGCAGAACAATCTACTCCATATTTTTGAAGAGTCGCTATAACACATTCACTTATCTCATTTTTAGGAAGCTTTGTAATATATCCTACATTATGTCCATAATTTGACAAACATACAGCAATATTACCTTCACTTCCTCCATAATTTATATCAAAACTTGTTGCTTGAATAAATCTTTGATGTTCAGGCGGAGATAATCTTAACATTATTTCTCCCATTGTTACTATTTCAGCCATACTTATCTTCCTCCTTATCTTATTTTTTGCACTAGATGTATTGCAAAATTACCAATTTCATCCTGCAAATATACTGCTCCAAGTTTCCCTTTAGAATCATACTTAGCGGTTTCTTTGTTTATTTTAATAGAGTTTCTCTCCAAATAAGCAACAGCACGCTCAATAAAATTAGTAAATATAGCAATATGTCCATTTTTACCAAGATATGGAAAACGCATAACTTCAATATAGCTTCCTGCAAAAATAGAATTTGGATTTTCCTCTTTTTTAAAGCCAAAAATATTTTCAAATTTATTTACAATATTTTCTGCTTCATCAGAAGTTTTCGTATTCAATCCCACATGTGCCAAGGAAAAATCAAGCATATTCTCTATTGCTTTTTTAACTAAAACTTTAATTTTTGCAAAATTTTTTTCAGCTATAAGCTCTGTAGGAACCATCCAAGTCCCACCACAAGCAATTACTTTATCAAAATCTAAATAATTTTTTAAATTTTCAGAGTTAATTCCTCCAGTAGGAATAAATTTAATTTTTGAATATGGAGCACTTAAAGATTTTATCATTTTTATTCCCCCAGCACTTTCTGCAGGAAAAAATTTAACAACATCAAGACCATACTTTATAGCTTGTTCTATATCAGTTGGATTTGAACACCCAGGTGTTATTATTATATCTTTTTTATTACAATACTCAACTATTTCAGAATTAAAGCCTGGACTTACTATAAATTCTGCTCCAGCTTCTATTGCTTTATCCACTTGCACTTTAGTAAGAACTGTTCCAGCTCCTACAATCATTTCTGGATATTTGCCTTTCATTAATCTAATAGCATCAGCACAAATATTTGTTCTAAATGTAATTTCTGCACATGGAAGCCCTCCTTCATAAAGAGCTTCAGCTAAAGGAAGAGTATCTTCTATTTCTTCTAGTTTTATAACTGGAATAATCCCTATTTTTTCAATTTTTTTTAATATACTTTTCATCTTTATTTCTCCTCTAAACTATTCTAATCTATTTACAGGATAATGAACTTTCTCTCCTGAAGCAAACCTGACTGCTTCTTCCGCAACCTTGCATTTTAATTCCAAAGCTGCTTCCTCTGAATACCATCCCATATGTGGTGATACAATTAAGTTTTCATGTTTTAATAAAGGAGAGTCAGGCATCATTGGTTC
The Fusobacterium simiae genome window above contains:
- a CDS encoding bifunctional 4-hydroxy-2-oxoglutarate aldolase/2-dehydro-3-deoxy-phosphogluconate aldolase yields the protein MKSILKKIEKIGIIPVIKLEEIEDTLPLAEALYEGGLPCAEITFRTNICADAIRLMKGKYPEMIVGAGTVLTKVQVDKAIEAGAEFIVSPGFNSEIVEYCNKKDIIITPGCSNPTDIEQAIKYGLDVVKFFPAESAGGIKMIKSLSAPYSKIKFIPTGGINSENLKNYLDFDKVIACGGTWMVPTELIAEKNFAKIKVLVKKAIENMLDFSLAHVGLNTKTSDEAENIVNKFENIFGFKKEENPNSIFAGSYIEVMRFPYLGKNGHIAIFTNFIERAVAYLERNSIKINKETAKYDSKGKLGAVYLQDEIGNFAIHLVQKIR